The sequence below is a genomic window from Ciceribacter thiooxidans.
CAGGCGGTCGTGGCTCTCATGGTGCAGGTGGTCGGCCTTGGTCGCGGCGACGAGCACCCGGTCGATGCGCCGGCGCACCAGTGCCGTCAGGAAAGAGTTCGAACCCGCACGGAAACAGGCGAGCACGTCGGTCAGGGCGCGTTCGAGATCCTGTACCGCTTCCGGCCCGCGATTGATCGCCTGCAGGGCGTCGACCAGCACGATCTGCCGGTCCAGCCGCGCGAAATGTTCACGGAAGAAGGGTTTGACCACGACCGACTTGTAGGCTTCATAGCGGCGCTCCATCATCGCCCGGAGCGAACCCTTCGGCGCCCGGGTGTCCGGCAGAACCGGCAGCGGAGCAAAGGTCAGGGCAGGCGATCCGTCGAGGTCGCCCGGCATCAGGAAACGCCCTGGCGGCAGCGTCGAGAGTGAACGTTCGTCCGCCTTGCAGGCCCTGAGATAGGCGGTGAACCGTTCGGCGAGTTCGCGGGCGAGCGTCTCGTCTGCCGGCGCGTCGACGTCGACGGTCGCCGTCCGTTCCAGCCATTCGCGCGACAGTTCCGCGCGGATGCCGGTCCGCGCAAGCCCCACCGTGGCGGCGCTGAAGTCGCGGTAGTCCTGGGCGAGCAGAGGCAGGTCGAGGAGCCATTCGCCGGGATAGTCGACGATATCGACGGCAAGCCGTCCGGGAGAGAAGAGGCGGTTCCAGCCGCTTGCGCTCTCATAGGCGATCGTCAGGCGCAGTTCGGAGATCGCACGGGTGGAATCCGGCCAGATTCGGTCCTTCACGAGGGCGCGGATGTGATCCTCATACTGGAAGCGCGGCACCGCGTCGTCGGGTTGCGGCTCGAGCCTGGTCGCAGAGATGCGTCCCGACTGCAACGGTTCGAAAAGCGGCAGGCGTCCGCCATGCAGGAGATTGTGGATGAGCGACGAGATGAACACCGTCTTGCCGGCGCGGGCGAGCCCGGTCACGCCCAGGCGGATCGACGGGTTGACGAGGTTTGACGCCCGGTCTGTCAGATTGTCGAAGGCGATCGCTGCCTCGTCGGCGAAGGAGGTCATGGATGGCAAATCGAATATCCCTGCGGCAGCGTCCCGGTTTCGGCACCGCGTCCGAAAGACGGGCCGAGCGCAAATATAGGCACGCGGCAGGCGAGGTGAAAGGGAGGTGCGGCATATCCGCGGCCTTTCGCCGCCGGGCGGCGGAAAGAACCTCAGCCGCCCAGGAAGTCCATCAGGACCCACGGCCGGCTGCGGGACGCGGCGTTGGCCGCGCGGTCGAGGACGGCAAGGCCGGCGGTCGGGAAGCCTTCCGGCACCACGGTCTGGGCTGCCTCGCTGCCGGCGAGCAGGAACAGCACTTCCTCGATGGAGGGATTGTGCCCGACCACCATCACCGAGCCGTAATTCTTGAAGTTTGCAAGGATATCCAGATAGGTGTCGGCGGTGCAGTTGTAGAGTTCGTCGAGATACTGGAACTCGGTCCGTGTCGAATAGGCACCGCGGAAGGCGTCGGCCGTTTCACGGCAGCGCCGCGCCGTGGAACTCAAAATCAGATCCGGGCGGTAGCCGCGCTCGATCGCGCGCTCCGCTACGCTTGCCGCCTCCTCGCGACCGGCGTCGTTCAGAGCGCGGTCGAAGTCGCGCTCCCCCGGTTGCGCCCAACCGGATTTCGCGTGCCGCAGCAGGTAGATACGATTTTGGGAGGGCGTCACCGAGGTCATCCGTTCAGCTTTCTGCGACTGCGCGTCTCCTCTGACTAGCTTCACAGAGGGATGGCCGTCAACTGGCCTTCCGTAGTCCCCCCTCACGTAGGGGGAAGCGAAGCGGCGACTGGCGGCAAGCAGCTTGTTTATGGAAATAGTGCTTAAGAAATAGACATTTAGCTTAATTATATGACAGAATTAAAAATGGTTTAAAGCTGGTTGTAAGGCTTGAATGCGCTTTAGCGAAAGGATATACAGCCGCCCATTGAGATGTTCTTCAGGAGAATCGCGTTGAGTGAGAAGATCGATCTTAGCAATTATGTGCTCTCGGAAGACGATGAGTTCATGAACGCGAACCAACGGGCCTACTTCCGCGCAAAGCTCATAGCCTGGAAAAACGACATCCTTCGTGAAGCCCGTGAAACGCTCGACCATCTTGCCGAGGAAAGTGCCAACCATCCCGATCTCGCGGACCGCGCATCATCCGAAACGGATCGTGCCATTGAGCTTCGTGCCCGTGATCGTCAGCGCAAGCTGATCTCCAAGATTGACGCGGCATTGCAGCGTATCGAGGACGGCACCTACGGGTACTGCGAGGAGACCGGTGAGCCGATCGGGTTGAAGCGGCTGGATGCCCGGCCGATCGCCACGTTGTCGATCGAGGCGCAGGAGCGCCACGAGCGACGTGAAAAGGTCTACCGGGACGAATAACCGGATTTCAAAGCCCGCTCCCCGGAGCGGGCTTTTTTGTCGCGTCACCATTTCCTGCAGGTGCGGGCAGCGCGTTCTCGCCGCGCCACCAAGGTCAGCCGTCGCGGCTGGCCGACATCTCGCCGAAAATTCGGGCAATCTCCTTCTGCAGGCTCGGTTCTTCAGCTGTCTCGGCGGGGCGGTTGCCGGCGGCAGCCGGCTTCGGGGCACCGACGATCGGCGGCACGCCGACGGGGCGTTCGGGCCTGATGGCGGGGGCGGGCTGAATATCGGCATTCGGCGCCGGCGTCGATGCTGCAGTCGCAGCGAGATGGCGCTCCATCTCTTCTTCGAGAACCCGTTCGAAATCGCTCGGTATGCGCTGTTTCGGCGCCTCGTCCGCCTCGGGCTCTTCCATAGACGGCTGTGGCTCGGGCGCGCGTTCCGGTTCCGCGGCGGCACTCTCTGCCACTTCCGGCATGACACGGCCGCGGGCTGCTTCCAGAATGTCCGCCGCTTCCGCGGGAGCGAGGGAAAGATCCTCTTCCTGCTCCGGAGCGGCCGACGCGACGGCTTCAACCGGCTGGGCCGCGGCTGCGGCGGGCGGTTCGGCAGGCGTGACGGGTGTGGTCGCAGTCATGGGCGGACGGTTCGCGGGCGCCTCAGGCTGCTGCTCGACTGCGCCCGGGGCCGCCGCCATTTCCTGGACAGGCCGTTCGGGCGTCGTTACCGGCGCGGTCGTGATCGTGACATCGTCTTTGACGAGCATGGGACCCGGTGCAGGCTGGATCGGCGCGGGGCTCGGCGGGGCGGCGGGCGGCACAGCCTCTGCGGCCGGAACCGCCTGCACGGTCGGCGTCCTGCGCAGTGCCGGTTCGACCGCCGCGGCCGTCGTGACAGTGCGGACAGGCTCTGCGACTGATTTGAGCGGCGCCGGTGCCGCAGGTTGCTGTGTCGGCTCCCGACGAACGGGTGCGGCGACCGGCTCGGGGCGATTTGCCGGAAGCTCCGGTTCGCGACGGAGGGCGGTGATTGCTGCCGCCGGCTTGGAAATCACCACGGGTTCACGGTCG
It includes:
- a CDS encoding SixA phosphatase family protein, which produces MTSVTPSQNRIYLLRHAKSGWAQPGERDFDRALNDAGREEAASVAERAIERGYRPDLILSSTARRCRETADAFRGAYSTRTEFQYLDELYNCTADTYLDILANFKNYGSVMVVGHNPSIEEVLFLLAGSEAAQTVVPEGFPTAGLAVLDRAANAASRSRPWVLMDFLGG
- a CDS encoding flagellar biosynthetic protein FliO; the protein is MIEELVAAYGNRFLVAALGVTLALLCLFIVLWLLRKRAPSPFLRGGRNRQPRLQVLDAAAVDARRRLVLVRRDNVEHLVMIGGPTDIVIESGIGDERAYLSATPVSPSQAVPLPHEDRPADREPVVISKPAAAITALRREPELPANRPEPVAAPVRREPTQQPAAPAPLKSVAEPVRTVTTAAAVEPALRRTPTVQAVPAAEAVPPAAPPSPAPIQPAPGPMLVKDDVTITTAPVTTPERPVQEMAAAPGAVEQQPEAPANRPPMTATTPVTPAEPPAAAAAQPVEAVASAAPEQEEDLSLAPAEAADILEAARGRVMPEVAESAAAEPERAPEPQPSMEEPEADEAPKQRIPSDFERVLEEEMERHLAATAASTPAPNADIQPAPAIRPERPVGVPPIVGAPKPAAAGNRPAETAEEPSLQKEIARIFGEMSASRDG
- the dksA gene encoding RNA polymerase-binding protein DksA, producing the protein MSEKIDLSNYVLSEDDEFMNANQRAYFRAKLIAWKNDILREARETLDHLAEESANHPDLADRASSETDRAIELRARDRQRKLISKIDAALQRIEDGTYGYCEETGEPIGLKRLDARPIATLSIEAQERHERREKVYRDE
- a CDS encoding YcjX family protein — encoded protein: MTSFADEAAIAFDNLTDRASNLVNPSIRLGVTGLARAGKTVFISSLIHNLLHGGRLPLFEPLQSGRISATRLEPQPDDAVPRFQYEDHIRALVKDRIWPDSTRAISELRLTIAYESASGWNRLFSPGRLAVDIVDYPGEWLLDLPLLAQDYRDFSAATVGLARTGIRAELSREWLERTATVDVDAPADETLARELAERFTAYLRACKADERSLSTLPPGRFLMPGDLDGSPALTFAPLPVLPDTRAPKGSLRAMMERRYEAYKSVVVKPFFREHFARLDRQIVLVDALQAINRGPEAVQDLERALTDVLACFRAGSNSFLTALVRRRIDRVLVAATKADHLHHESHDRLEAITRRLVDRATTRIGMTGAGIEVMAIASVRATREATVKQNGDELPVVVGTPMAGETVGKERFDGNRKTAIFPGDLPADPERFFRSVDDASHGAYLPELNIVRFRPPHIEETGGGITLSVPHIRLDRAMQFLLGDKLA